A window of the Lysinibacillus irui genome harbors these coding sequences:
- a CDS encoding beta-class carbonic anhydrase — MTMLQDILEFNKVFVEEKKYEPFITTKYPDKRIVVLSCMDTRLVELLPKAMNLRNGDVKIVKSAGALVSHPFGAVMRSLLVAVYGLQADEVYVVGHYDCGMSAVDPEAMLSEMIKRGIDPKTINMLEYSGFDLKEFLRGFGDVATSVKKSVDTIRNHPLMVKDVPVHGLIIDPNTGHLDLIEDGNKQ; from the coding sequence ATGACAATGTTACAAGATATTTTAGAGTTTAACAAAGTGTTTGTCGAAGAAAAAAAATATGAACCATTCATCACTACAAAATATCCTGATAAACGTATTGTTGTTTTATCTTGTATGGATACTCGACTTGTAGAGCTTTTACCGAAAGCAATGAATTTACGTAATGGCGATGTTAAAATTGTGAAAAGTGCTGGCGCTTTAGTTAGCCATCCTTTCGGCGCAGTTATGCGTAGTTTATTGGTTGCTGTTTATGGCCTACAAGCAGATGAAGTTTATGTCGTTGGGCATTATGACTGTGGTATGAGTGCAGTTGATCCCGAAGCAATGTTAAGTGAAATGATTAAAAGAGGTATTGATCCAAAAACAATTAATATGCTAGAATATTCCGGTTTTGACTTAAAAGAGTTTTTACGTGGTTTTGGTGATGTAGCGACAAGTGTTAAAAAAAGTGTTGATACAATTCGAAATCATCCGCTAATGGTGAAAGATGTACCTGTTCATGGCCTCATTATCGATCCAAATACAGGTCATCTAGATTTAATTGAAGATGGTAATAAACAATAG
- a CDS encoding GNAT family N-acetyltransferase produces the protein MVLKIWNLLRKKGGNVVTIKGEKCYIRTFQEKDARSLTGLVSRNKYFWSIYEPLQRPEYYTIDAQYKKIQESLYLMESKREYTFGIFEHGTNNLIGHIALYAVKRLPYSSAFVGYAMDEIYVGKGIVTEAVNMVVRFAFDQIGLHRVEAYVSTQNAPSMRVLEKAGFQQEGLLRKLLYINGQWVDHFIYARLEDE, from the coding sequence ATGGTGCTTAAAATTTGGAATCTATTAAGAAAAAAGGGTGGGAATGTGGTAACGATAAAGGGAGAAAAATGCTACATCCGCACATTCCAAGAAAAAGATGCACGAAGTTTAACGGGTCTCGTAAGCCGAAATAAATACTTTTGGTCTATTTACGAGCCACTACAAAGACCAGAATATTATACAATTGACGCTCAATACAAAAAAATTCAAGAAAGTCTCTATTTGATGGAGTCAAAGCGAGAATATACTTTTGGTATTTTTGAGCATGGTACAAACAATCTAATAGGACATATTGCACTTTATGCTGTAAAACGCTTACCATACTCAAGTGCATTTGTTGGCTATGCGATGGATGAAATTTATGTAGGGAAGGGAATCGTCACAGAGGCCGTAAATATGGTGGTACGATTCGCGTTCGATCAAATAGGCCTACATCGTGTAGAGGCATATGTTTCTACTCAAAATGCACCTTCTATGCGCGTATTAGAGAAAGCAGGGTTTCAACAGGAAGGTCTGTTAAGAAAGCTGTTGTATATAAATGGTCAATGGGTAGATCATTTTATATATGCACGTTTAGAGGATGAATAA
- a CDS encoding polyphosphate kinase 2 family protein, with translation MAQNLKNLDLSIELDKKMYKKKLKVLQYEMLNAQQFLLKNKIGLILVFEGMDAAGKGGAIKRLIERVDPRGYVVHPISAPQPHELRYNYLQRFWRKLPQHGQIAIFDRSWYGRVLVERIEGFASKDEWSRAYEEINNFEKILTAGDYIIIKFWLHVSDEEQLKRFKEREQNPYKSWKLTDEDWRNREKTPQYIEAANEMFEKTDKKDAPWILVAGDDKKHARVQVLQETIAHIEREALKRGLHLTNVLDNGQLEDADSSSLEIGDEK, from the coding sequence TTGGCACAAAATTTAAAAAATCTAGACTTATCGATTGAACTAGATAAAAAAATGTATAAAAAGAAATTAAAAGTACTCCAATATGAAATGTTAAATGCCCAACAGTTTTTATTAAAAAACAAAATTGGTTTAATTTTGGTATTTGAAGGAATGGATGCCGCTGGTAAAGGTGGCGCTATTAAACGACTAATTGAACGTGTCGATCCACGAGGTTATGTTGTACACCCTATTTCAGCTCCACAGCCTCATGAATTGCGCTATAACTATTTACAAAGATTCTGGAGAAAGTTACCGCAGCATGGGCAAATCGCTATTTTTGATCGTTCTTGGTATGGTCGTGTATTAGTAGAACGTATCGAAGGATTCGCATCGAAGGATGAATGGTCTCGTGCGTATGAAGAAATCAATAACTTCGAGAAAATTTTAACTGCAGGAGATTACATAATCATTAAATTTTGGCTTCATGTATCAGATGAAGAACAATTAAAACGCTTTAAAGAACGGGAACAAAACCCTTATAAATCTTGGAAGCTAACAGACGAAGATTGGCGAAATCGTGAAAAAACACCACAGTATATTGAAGCGGCAAATGAAATGTTTGAAAAGACTGATAAAAAGGATGCTCCATGGATCTTAGTTGCTGGTGATGATAAAAAGCACGCCCGTGTACAGGTGCTGCAGGAAACCATTGCACATATTGAACGAGAGGCTCTAAAACGTGGTCTCCATTTAACAAATGTATTAGATAATGGCCAACTAGAGGATGCTGATTCGTCCAGTTTAGAAATTGGGGACGAGAAGTAA
- the map gene encoding type I methionyl aminopeptidase codes for MIVKTQEEIEAFKKIGRICAEIREAMKAATKPGVTTLELDEIAGRMFAEAGAISGPKGEYDFPGYTCISVNEEVAHGIPGKRVIQEGDIVNIDVSGSLNGYFADTGISFVVGEGYEDKEKLCRVAKSAFDRAMTKVKAGSKLNQIGKAVEREANANGLTVIMNLTGHGLGQSLHDEPNHILNYYDAWDSTIMKEGMVLAVEPFISAKAEHIVEAGDGWTFVTPDKSLVAQIEHSVIVTKDKPIILTSLDEE; via the coding sequence ATGATTGTAAAAACGCAAGAAGAGATTGAAGCTTTTAAAAAAATTGGACGCATTTGTGCCGAAATTCGTGAAGCCATGAAAGCAGCAACAAAACCAGGTGTTACAACACTTGAGCTAGATGAAATTGCTGGCCGCATGTTTGCAGAGGCTGGTGCTATTTCTGGACCTAAGGGGGAATATGATTTCCCAGGATATACATGTATTAGTGTCAATGAAGAAGTGGCACATGGTATTCCAGGAAAACGTGTTATTCAAGAAGGGGATATTGTGAATATCGATGTTTCTGGGTCTTTAAATGGATACTTTGCAGATACTGGCATTTCATTTGTTGTTGGTGAGGGTTATGAGGACAAAGAAAAACTATGCCGAGTTGCTAAAAGTGCTTTTGATCGAGCAATGACAAAGGTTAAAGCTGGGTCTAAATTAAATCAAATAGGTAAAGCGGTTGAACGAGAGGCGAATGCTAATGGTTTAACTGTTATTATGAATTTAACAGGACATGGCTTAGGTCAATCTTTACATGATGAGCCTAATCATATTTTAAATTATTATGATGCATGGGATTCTACGATTATGAAAGAAGGAATGGTGCTTGCTGTTGAGCCATTTATCTCAGCAAAAGCAGAGCATATTGTAGAAGCTGGTGATGGTTGGACATTTGTTACACCTGATAAATCGCTTGTAGCTCAAATTGAACATTCAGTTATTGTCACTAAAGATAAACCAATTATTTTAACTTCCTTAGATGAAGAATAG